A section of the Methanocaldococcus sp. FS406-22 genome encodes:
- a CDS encoding molybdopterin molybdotransferase MoeA: MISVREAEKILDRFSFNKTEYIKIEDAYGRVLAEDVISDVDIPRFDRSDIDGYAVAEIFEEYILIDEIFAGDDRDLEINKNECVLVATGGKVPKNAKYVIPIENTVRVKNKIVVISFDRIEGISKKGSDIKKGEVVLKKGSIINERTIGVLAGLGIEEIKVYKTPKVGIVSTGNELFKMTKDINSKTISSIVKKAGCVPKFLGIAKDEFNDIKNKIIEASEKCDIIVTSGGVSVGKRDFLPRVVDDLGEILFHKVKMRPGMPMLFGKVNDKPIFCMPGNVVSCLICSYVFLLPFLMKMTHRVYKRRIIKAELSEKIISEPEFLYLRPVKLKNGIAYPIFKGSNILTSILDADGLAIIKEHELEKHEGEIIDVWLFD, encoded by the coding sequence ATGATTTCAGTTAGAGAGGCAGAAAAGATTTTAGACAGATTTAGCTTCAACAAAACTGAATATATAAAAATAGAGGATGCTTATGGAAGGGTCTTAGCTGAAGATGTTATAAGTGACGTAGATATACCAAGGTTTGATAGAAGTGATATTGACGGCTATGCAGTTGCAGAGATTTTTGAGGAATACATCTTAATTGATGAGATTTTTGCTGGAGATGATAGAGATTTGGAGATAAACAAAAATGAATGTGTCTTAGTTGCTACTGGTGGAAAAGTTCCAAAAAATGCGAAGTATGTAATCCCTATCGAAAATACTGTAAGAGTTAAGAATAAGATAGTTGTTATAAGCTTTGATAGGATTGAGGGAATCTCAAAAAAGGGCAGTGATATAAAAAAGGGAGAGGTAGTTTTAAAGAAAGGAAGTATAATAAATGAGAGAACAATCGGAGTTTTAGCTGGTTTAGGTATTGAGGAAATAAAAGTCTATAAAACCCCAAAGGTCGGGATTGTATCAACTGGCAATGAGTTATTTAAGATGACTAAAGATATTAACTCAAAGACAATCTCATCAATTGTTAAAAAAGCTGGATGTGTGCCAAAATTCTTAGGGATTGCAAAGGATGAGTTTAATGATATAAAAAATAAAATTATTGAAGCCTCAGAGAAGTGTGACATTATTGTTACTTCAGGAGGAGTTTCCGTTGGAAAAAGGGATTTTTTACCAAGGGTTGTTGATGATTTGGGAGAGATTTTATTCCATAAGGTTAAGATGAGACCAGGAATGCCAATGTTATTTGGTAAGGTGAATGATAAGCCCATATTTTGCATGCCGGGGAATGTTGTTTCATGCTTAATCTGCAGTTATGTATTTCTACTACCTTTTTTAATGAAAATGACACATAGAGTTTATAAAAGGAGGATTATTAAAGCAGAATTATCAGAAAAAATCATTTCAGAGCCTGAGTTTTTATATCTAAGGCCAGTTAAGCTGAAAAATGGTATTGCATATCCAATATTTAAAGGCTCTAACATACTAACTTCAATTTTGGATGCTGATGGTTTGGCTATAATAAAAGAGCATGAGTTAGAGAAGCATGAAGGTGAAATAATTGATGTTTGGTTATTTGATTAA
- a CDS encoding formylmethanofuran dehydrogenase subunit B, with product MAMKVFRGITCPVCGMACDDIEVWYDEEKQEIIVKNACREGAPKFKEIVSPHRIREPMIKKNGEFVKVSWEEAIEKAAEILANAKRPLLFMGAETSAEAHIVGLHMAEYLGGVVDSNSTIUHGPTLMGVQEAGLPGCTAGEVKNRADLIIFWGCNPMHSHPRHMSRYSVFARGYWTERGRKDRKIVVVDPRKTDTAKLADLHVQLKPNTDYELFSALLTILRGKKPHHSVEKITGVPIEVMEEMVEWMKNAKFVKIYGGLGLPASRGGHRNIECVLTLVRELNKYTKCAIGALRGHCNVNGFNQVASYMYGYPYGIDFARGYPRYNPGEFTFADLLREREIDAVLVVAAGIVEHTPKDCAKYLNEIPMVCIDIAPGPTPYASDVVLPGVIDGMECGATFYRFDGLTLYAKPFTKSPFPFTKSNEDTLRQIFKKVKEIKEGKKN from the coding sequence ATGGCTATGAAGGTTTTTAGGGGCATTACGTGCCCTGTCTGTGGGATGGCGTGTGATGACATAGAGGTTTGGTATGATGAGGAGAAGCAAGAGATAATTGTAAAAAACGCATGCAGAGAGGGAGCTCCAAAGTTTAAGGAGATTGTCAGCCCTCACAGAATAAGAGAACCAATGATTAAGAAGAATGGAGAATTTGTTAAGGTTAGCTGGGAAGAAGCTATAGAAAAGGCTGCAGAGATTTTAGCAAATGCCAAAAGACCTCTCCTCTTTATGGGGGCTGAGACTTCTGCCGAAGCCCACATTGTAGGATTGCATATGGCTGAATACTTAGGGGGAGTTGTTGATTCAAACTCGACAATATGACACGGGCCTACATTGATGGGGGTTCAAGAGGCTGGACTTCCTGGCTGCACCGCTGGAGAGGTAAAGAATAGAGCTGATTTAATCATCTTCTGGGGCTGTAACCCAATGCACTCCCACCCAAGACACATGAGTAGATACTCAGTCTTTGCAAGAGGTTACTGGACTGAAAGAGGAAGAAAGGATAGAAAAATTGTAGTTGTTGACCCAAGAAAGACAGACACGGCAAAGTTAGCTGATTTGCATGTTCAGTTAAAGCCAAACACAGACTATGAGTTGTTCTCTGCCCTCCTCACAATACTAAGAGGCAAAAAGCCACATCACAGTGTTGAGAAGATAACTGGCGTTCCAATCGAAGTAATGGAAGAGATGGTTGAGTGGATGAAGAATGCCAAGTTTGTAAAGATTTATGGAGGTTTAGGGTTGCCAGCATCAAGAGGAGGGCATAGAAATATCGAATGCGTTTTAACTTTAGTTAGAGAGTTAAACAAATACACAAAATGTGCCATTGGAGCTTTAAGAGGACACTGTAACGTTAACGGCTTTAACCAAGTGGCATCATACATGTATGGTTATCCGTATGGAATAGACTTTGCAAGGGGCTATCCAAGATACAATCCTGGAGAGTTTACCTTTGCCGACCTCTTGAGAGAAAGGGAGATTGATGCCGTCTTAGTAGTTGCAGCTGGTATTGTGGAGCATACGCCAAAAGATTGTGCAAAGTATCTAAATGAGATTCCAATGGTTTGTATCGATATAGCTCCCGGCCCTACACCTTATGCTTCAGATGTTGTGTTGCCAGGAGTTATTGATGGGATGGAGTGCGGAGCAACGTTCTATAGATTTGACGGCTTAACCTTGTATGCAAAGCCATTCACAAAATCTCCATTTCCATTCACAAAGAGTAATGAAGATACTTTAAGACAGATATTCAAAAAAGTTAAAGAAATTAAAGAAGGAAAGAAAAACTAA
- a CDS encoding formylmethanofuran dehydrogenase subunit C — MQVILTPKGEPDIPIEAEVINPDIFANKSKEEIESLLVWQGPNKLPLSEFFDVEVSNDDSKDVTIVIEGNVERVKYIGYQMSSGKIIINGNVGIQLGSEMKGGEIVVNGNAKHWVGREMTGGLIKINGNAGDYVGSAYRGSWHGMKGGKIIVEGDAGNNVGAAISGGEIIIKGNVRQFCGIRQNGGFIYIEGNAERAVGVEMTKGTIAVCGRIRFFAPGFEFVGEEKDLNINDMPIYGEFLKFTGDYAISRKPKGVLYALKEKNLGLIEPELYECYDDYRYDGGIKALLNTGSTVIQGEIIKGGKKFTEKYVKECAVCYIHPKDYAYLGKPEYVTVMSEDKKSCITLRAIPDDALQEGTVFIPRSIWANVVIGSYTESMGSPLYKGNYVYVEPVKGKAEILTAEEIMKKIYG, encoded by the coding sequence ATGCAAGTGATTTTAACCCCAAAGGGAGAGCCAGACATTCCAATAGAGGCAGAAGTTATAAATCCAGATATATTTGCAAATAAGAGCAAGGAAGAAATTGAATCCCTCTTAGTTTGGCAAGGACCTAATAAACTCCCTCTCTCAGAGTTCTTTGATGTAGAAGTTAGCAATGATGACTCAAAGGATGTAACAATCGTCATTGAAGGGAATGTTGAGAGAGTTAAGTATATTGGCTATCAGATGAGTTCTGGTAAAATCATAATCAATGGAAACGTTGGAATTCAGCTTGGCTCTGAAATGAAAGGAGGAGAGATAGTTGTTAATGGAAATGCCAAGCACTGGGTTGGTAGAGAGATGACTGGAGGACTAATAAAAATCAATGGAAACGCTGGAGATTACGTTGGTTCTGCCTATAGAGGGAGCTGGCATGGAATGAAAGGAGGAAAGATTATAGTTGAAGGAGATGCTGGAAACAACGTTGGAGCTGCAATATCTGGTGGAGAGATTATTATAAAAGGAAATGTTAGGCAGTTTTGCGGAATAAGGCAGAATGGTGGATTTATATATATTGAAGGAAACGCTGAAAGAGCAGTTGGAGTTGAGATGACAAAAGGGACAATAGCAGTATGTGGAAGGATAAGATTCTTTGCTCCTGGATTTGAGTTTGTTGGAGAGGAGAAGGATTTAAACATCAACGATATGCCAATTTATGGAGAATTCCTCAAATTCACTGGAGATTATGCAATAAGCAGAAAACCTAAAGGAGTTTTGTATGCTTTAAAAGAGAAAAACCTTGGATTGATAGAGCCAGAGTTGTATGAATGCTATGACGATTATAGATACGATGGAGGTATTAAAGCTCTCCTAAACACTGGAAGTACTGTTATCCAAGGAGAGATTATCAAAGGAGGTAAGAAATTTACTGAAAAATATGTTAAAGAGTGTGCCGTCTGTTACATTCATCCAAAGGATTATGCCTATCTTGGAAAGCCAGAGTATGTCACTGTAATGAGTGAAGATAAAAAATCATGCATAACTTTAAGGGCGATTCCTGATGATGCTTTGCAAGAGGGAACTGTATTTATCCCAAGATCCATCTGGGCTAATGTTGTTATTGGTTCATACACAGAGTCCATGGGTTCTCCACTCTATAAAGGAAACTATGTTTATGTTGAGCCAGTTAAAGGAAAGGCTGAGATATTAACTGCTGAAGAGATTATGAAAAAGATATATGGGTGA
- a CDS encoding formylmethanofuran dehydrogenase subunit A encodes MNLIIKNGYVFDPMNGIDGEKMDIFVKDGKIVEELSSNEMKDAKVIDASNKTVMPGGVDSHTHVAGPKVTHGRLLCPEYQYKHPIKKTDITHSGSGKVLPSSYVMGYKYALMGYTTICEAATPPMLAKHTHEELKHVPVVNKCAYLMFGNNWFILKYLKEGDIEKAAAYVAWMNRIHKTYGIKIVNPAGVENWGWGLNIYSLDEPCIHFEVTPREIIRGLAEVNEILGYPMSIHVHANGLGHPGNWEITKETLKIPEDIKANPKVKVDEEIKTKVPYEREQSIYLTHVQFNAFGGTSWKDFESGTKEIIDYVNKSKHVVIDSGCVIFGPAICMTGDGPNLYDLAVLTGGKWSNADVELECGSGIVPFAYKKKNGVHSVQWAMGLELLLGVKDPWKVIMTTDSPNGGSFTNYPKVISWLMSKKAREDMLKECHKWASERTDLPNMDREYTLYEIATVTRATPAKAVGLAPMKGHLGVGADADIAIYDINPETLNTNDYKAIEKAFTYAEYTINGGVIVAHKGEIVSTPDGKTYYCNAKFPDEEIYNEMIKDVKEWFKYYTFDFTNYPTTEHYLTKPTPINVGE; translated from the coding sequence ATGAACCTTATAATAAAAAATGGCTATGTCTTTGACCCAATGAATGGGATAGATGGAGAAAAGATGGATATCTTTGTTAAAGATGGAAAGATTGTTGAAGAACTGTCCTCAAATGAGATGAAAGATGCTAAAGTTATTGATGCATCTAACAAAACTGTAATGCCTGGAGGTGTTGATTCCCACACCCACGTAGCTGGGCCTAAGGTTACACATGGAAGGCTATTATGTCCAGAGTATCAATACAAACATCCGATAAAAAAGACAGATATAACTCACAGTGGTAGTGGAAAGGTTTTGCCTTCAAGCTATGTTATGGGTTATAAATATGCTTTAATGGGTTATACAACAATTTGCGAAGCAGCAACACCACCAATGCTTGCAAAACACACTCATGAGGAGTTAAAACATGTTCCTGTTGTAAATAAATGTGCTTATTTGATGTTTGGAAACAACTGGTTTATTTTAAAATACCTAAAAGAAGGAGATATTGAAAAAGCCGCCGCTTATGTGGCGTGGATGAATAGAATTCACAAAACTTATGGGATTAAGATTGTTAATCCAGCTGGTGTAGAAAATTGGGGTTGGGGATTGAATATCTATTCTTTAGATGAGCCGTGCATTCATTTTGAGGTTACACCAAGAGAGATTATCAGAGGTTTAGCTGAAGTTAATGAGATTTTAGGTTACCCAATGTCAATCCATGTTCATGCCAACGGCTTAGGACATCCTGGAAATTGGGAGATAACAAAAGAGACTCTAAAAATTCCAGAAGATATAAAGGCAAATCCAAAAGTTAAAGTTGATGAAGAAATAAAAACAAAAGTCCCTTATGAGAGAGAGCAGAGCATCTATCTAACTCACGTCCAGTTTAATGCCTTTGGAGGAACCTCTTGGAAGGATTTTGAATCTGGAACAAAGGAGATTATAGATTATGTAAACAAATCAAAACACGTTGTTATAGACAGCGGGTGCGTTATATTTGGCCCAGCAATCTGTATGACTGGAGATGGTCCTAATTTATACGATTTAGCTGTTTTAACTGGAGGAAAATGGTCTAACGCAGATGTTGAATTAGAATGCGGTTCTGGTATCGTGCCATTTGCATACAAAAAGAAGAATGGTGTGCATAGTGTCCAATGGGCAATGGGGTTAGAGCTTTTATTGGGAGTTAAAGACCCTTGGAAAGTGATAATGACAACAGACAGCCCTAACGGAGGTTCATTTACAAACTATCCAAAGGTTATCTCATGGTTGATGAGCAAAAAGGCAAGAGAGGATATGCTAAAAGAATGCCACAAATGGGCTTCTGAGAGAACAGATTTACCAAATATGGATAGAGAATACACCCTATATGAGATAGCAACAGTTACAAGGGCTACACCAGCTAAAGCCGTTGGATTAGCACCAATGAAGGGGCATTTGGGTGTTGGGGCTGATGCAGACATAGCAATCTATGACATAAACCCAGAAACCCTCAACACAAACGACTACAAAGCTATAGAAAAAGCCTTTACCTACGCAGAATACACAATAAACGGCGGAGTAATTGTTGCCCATAAAGGAGAGATTGTATCAACTCCTGACGGAAAAACATACTATTGCAATGCTAAATTCCCAGATGAAGAAATCTACAATGAGATGATTAAGGATGTGAAAGAGTGGTTTAAATACTACACCTTTGACTTCACCAACTACCCTACAACAGAGCATTATCTAACAAAACCAACGCCAATAAATGTGGGTGAATAA
- a CDS encoding FmdE family protein, giving the protein MDIIDSIVSKLNSIKKEDVERVIEFHGCLSPGVLIGIFMFDLAKRILNIDENDRIYVTCETYNCIPDAFQILGRCTTGNKRLKVIDTGKMAVTVNKWGREGEIIKGVRIILDYIKTAKYPKLHAWYLNIEKVPHDEVILDIINAGDAVYSYEFVDILVPTKQKKTIKLCKICKEPFIQKDNETICLSCQN; this is encoded by the coding sequence ATGGACATCATAGACTCCATAGTTAGCAAACTCAACAGCATCAAAAAAGAAGATGTAGAGAGAGTTATAGAATTTCATGGCTGTTTAAGCCCTGGAGTTTTAATTGGAATTTTTATGTTTGATTTGGCTAAAAGAATCCTCAACATTGATGAAAATGATAGAATCTACGTTACTTGTGAAACCTATAACTGCATTCCTGATGCATTTCAAATCCTTGGAAGATGCACAACTGGAAATAAGAGGCTAAAGGTTATTGACACTGGAAAGATGGCAGTTACTGTAAATAAATGGGGTAGAGAAGGAGAAATCATCAAAGGAGTTAGGATCATCCTTGATTATATAAAAACTGCCAAATATCCAAAGCTTCATGCCTGGTATCTGAATATTGAGAAAGTTCCTCACGATGAGGTTATCTTAGACATCATTAATGCTGGAGATGCCGTCTATTCTTACGAATTCGTTGATATTCTTGTTCCAACTAAGCAAAAAAAGACAATAAAGCTTTGCAAGATTTGCAAAGAGCCATTCATTCAAAAAGATAATGAAACCATCTGCCTCTCATGCCAAAACTGA
- the fwdF gene encoding tungsten-dependent formylmethanofuran dehydrogenase subunit FwdF — MLQQIKEAYNGVITILRDGVEKRELMWNDYLCVGCGICYDICPTKAITMGPLGAIAKGIVDAPKLDIDENKCVLCGLCAASCPFDAMDLKINGKSIKEDERYPKIKRKSIKIYQDKCVLCEQCEMVCPQGAIEVERDLPERKKFVIGEININKEKCVLCGICAEYCPADAINLKYNYPTPTNPKPITDIEVDKDACVFCKVCEFVCPHDAIEVICYKCPFIKKIPTAKLYDDIKGKVTVNEELCVACGWCAYICPAGAIEVEKPFKGEVIIDLDACNGCEACVAICPCNALEFPKSEKKGEKVPRIIVNQNLCVLCGACAKACPVNAIKVVRREVSITKTKPIAWKKAFENLAAE, encoded by the coding sequence ATCTTGCAGCAGATAAAAGAGGCTTATAATGGTGTTATCACAATTTTAAGGGATGGTGTTGAAAAAAGAGAATTAATGTGGAATGATTACCTATGTGTTGGTTGCGGTATCTGCTATGACATCTGCCCAACAAAAGCTATTACTATGGGGCCTTTAGGGGCAATAGCCAAGGGGATTGTTGATGCTCCAAAATTGGATATTGATGAAAATAAGTGCGTTTTATGTGGATTGTGTGCTGCATCTTGCCCATTTGATGCTATGGATTTAAAAATTAACGGAAAGTCAATAAAAGAGGATGAAAGATATCCAAAGATTAAGAGAAAGAGTATCAAAATCTATCAAGACAAATGCGTTTTATGTGAGCAGTGTGAAATGGTTTGTCCTCAAGGGGCTATAGAAGTTGAGAGGGACTTACCAGAAAGAAAGAAGTTTGTTATTGGAGAGATAAACATAAACAAAGAAAAATGTGTTCTCTGTGGAATCTGTGCTGAATACTGTCCAGCAGATGCTATAAACTTAAAATACAACTATCCAACACCAACAAATCCAAAACCAATAACCGATATTGAAGTTGATAAAGATGCATGTGTATTCTGTAAAGTTTGTGAATTCGTCTGTCCACACGATGCAATTGAAGTTATCTGTTACAAATGCCCATTCATAAAGAAGATTCCAACAGCTAAGTTGTATGATGACATTAAAGGGAAAGTTACCGTTAATGAAGAGCTATGCGTTGCTTGTGGATGGTGTGCTTATATCTGTCCGGCTGGAGCTATTGAAGTTGAGAAGCCATTCAAAGGAGAGGTTATTATTGATTTAGACGCATGCAACGGATGTGAGGCTTGCGTTGCTATCTGTCCGTGTAATGCCTTAGAATTCCCAAAATCAGAGAAAAAGGGAGAGAAAGTCCCAAGAATTATTGTTAATCAGAATTTGTGTGTGTTATGCGGAGCTTGTGCTAAAGCATGTCCAGTTAATGCCATAAAAGTTGTTAGAAGAGAGGTTAGCATAACAAAAACAAAACCAATAGCTTGGAAAAAGGCATTTGAAAACTTAGCAGCTGAGTAA
- a CDS encoding ATP-binding protein, whose translation MYKLVVYPERCHGCGNCVVSCPVNAKDPSVWGGKGPETDKVVMIVEEGLVKVVNQELCGGCGACIEVCPVNAIELTIVKN comes from the coding sequence ATGTATAAGTTGGTTGTTTATCCAGAGAGATGTCATGGTTGTGGGAATTGCGTTGTTTCTTGCCCAGTAAATGCAAAAGACCCAAGTGTTTGGGGAGGTAAGGGCCCAGAAACAGATAAAGTTGTTATGATTGTTGAGGAAGGTCTTGTTAAGGTAGTTAATCAAGAATTATGTGGTGGATGTGGAGCTTGCATAGAGGTGTGTCCAGTAAATGCTATAGAATTAACTATAGTGAAAAATTAA
- the modA gene encoding molybdate ABC transporter substrate-binding protein has product MVGGDNVKNRILGKSKIILISFISIILIFGALCGCLNENKNVSTKKPYEGKTITVLCGAGLMKPMNELIQNFENKTGAKVEVHYGGSAELFGILTTTGGDVFIPGAYKYTADAMKKGLILNDTVKNITYHIPVIAVPKGNPKNIKGLEDLAKPGVRVVIGDPKACAIGKVAKKILEKNHLWENVSKNIVVETPTVNQLLIYIATNQADAAIIWGDMVTWAESKGKIEVVEIPKDKNIIKTIPTAVTIYAKKDNNLEVAKAFNDYISSDEAKEIWKKWGFIPCK; this is encoded by the coding sequence ATGGTTGGAGGTGATAATGTGAAAAATAGAATTTTAGGAAAATCTAAAATTATTTTAATTTCCTTTATTTCCATAATACTTATTTTTGGAGCTTTGTGTGGATGTTTAAATGAAAATAAAAATGTAAGCACTAAAAAACCCTATGAAGGAAAGACAATAACTGTTTTATGTGGAGCTGGGCTAATGAAGCCTATGAATGAGCTTATACAAAACTTTGAAAACAAAACTGGGGCAAAGGTAGAGGTTCATTATGGAGGAAGTGCTGAATTGTTTGGTATTTTAACAACAACTGGAGGAGATGTCTTTATTCCTGGAGCTTATAAATATACTGCCGATGCAATGAAGAAGGGACTTATATTAAACGATACAGTCAAAAACATAACCTACCACATCCCAGTTATTGCAGTTCCAAAAGGAAATCCTAAGAACATTAAAGGCTTAGAGGATTTGGCAAAGCCGGGAGTTAGAGTTGTTATAGGAGACCCAAAGGCATGTGCAATTGGAAAAGTGGCAAAGAAGATTTTAGAGAAAAATCATCTATGGGAAAATGTTAGCAAGAATATTGTTGTTGAGACTCCAACAGTCAACCAACTCCTCATCTACATAGCAACAAATCAAGCAGATGCGGCAATTATCTGGGGAGATATGGTTACTTGGGCAGAGAGTAAAGGAAAGATTGAGGTTGTTGAGATTCCAAAAGATAAAAACATTATAAAGACAATCCCAACTGCAGTAACTATCTACGCTAAAAAAGACAACAACTTAGAGGTTGCCAAGGCATTTAACGACTATATCTCAAGTGATGAGGCAAAGGAGATTTGGAAGAAGTGGGGCTTTATACCATGTAAATAG
- a CDS encoding ABC transporter permease, with amino-acid sequence MMRVSFKSFCIFLSFLFTFLLFLAIASLFLVPNPSEILSALKTEEMIYSLKLSILTSSISTFLVMLLSIPIGYALSRHSFPGKSIVKSILDLPMAFPELVLGLALLLLFGQSFIGKSLESFGIKIVFTKLGIVVAQFFTALPYAVRVIYSTFEEINPRYELVSRSLGYGELETFFNVSLPLAKNGLFASTIITFARCMGAFGAVLILAGGSYMNTEILPITLYLNISYGNLGMAITSGILLIVISFIAILVFEKFEGNKR; translated from the coding sequence ATGATGAGAGTTAGTTTTAAATCTTTTTGCATCTTTTTATCATTTTTATTTACGTTTTTGTTGTTTTTAGCAATAGCATCGTTGTTTTTAGTCCCAAATCCTTCAGAGATTTTGAGTGCATTAAAAACAGAGGAGATGATATATTCTTTAAAGTTGTCTATCTTAACGTCATCAATCTCCACATTCCTTGTTATGCTGTTATCAATACCTATTGGCTATGCGTTATCAAGGCATTCATTTCCGGGGAAGAGTATTGTAAAATCAATCCTTGATTTACCAATGGCATTTCCAGAGTTGGTTTTGGGTTTAGCCCTACTTTTGTTGTTTGGACAGTCATTTATAGGTAAATCATTGGAGAGCTTTGGAATAAAAATTGTTTTTACAAAACTTGGGATTGTTGTTGCCCAGTTCTTCACAGCTCTACCTTATGCTGTTAGGGTTATATACTCAACATTTGAGGAGATAAATCCAAGATATGAGCTTGTTTCAAGGTCTTTGGGTTATGGAGAGTTAGAGACATTCTTTAATGTATCCCTACCATTGGCAAAGAATGGGTTGTTTGCCTCTACAATTATCACATTTGCAAGATGTATGGGAGCATTTGGAGCTGTGTTAATCCTTGCTGGAGGTTCTTATATGAATACAGAGATTTTGCCAATTACCTTGTATCTTAATATATCCTACGGAAATCTTGGAATGGCTATAACAAGTGGAATACTGCTTATAGTGATTTCATTTATAGCTATATTGGTATTTGAGAAGTTCGAGGGTAATAAAAGGTGA
- a CDS encoding ATP-binding cassette domain-containing protein has protein sequence MDFLEIEDLSIDLGEFKLVDVNLKVKKGDYLTIIGPTGSGKSILLETIAGFYKPEKGRIYLEGEDITDLPPEKRNMSIVYQDYVLFPHKTVFDNIAYGLKKKIKDKDKIREEITQITEVLNISHLLHRKPDTLSGGEQQRVALARALVVKPKLLLMDEPFSALDVKTKENLRKLVKKAIKEYETTVLHVTHDFDDVWSLANRVAVMKNGRILQEGEVNEIFYKPSINFVAEFVGTNVLEGEVIDKEDGLTKIKVGSLELLSVDDGDGVVRLSIRPEDIVISKHPIETSARNEFRCKVDRIKRMGNLVYLALSVDDIRLRCILTPNALYSLNIKEGDVVYAVIKATNVRIIS, from the coding sequence ATGGATTTCTTAGAGATAGAGGATTTAAGCATAGATTTAGGAGAGTTTAAACTTGTTGATGTTAATTTAAAGGTAAAAAAAGGAGATTATTTGACCATTATAGGCCCTACTGGGAGTGGGAAGTCCATATTATTAGAGACAATTGCTGGTTTCTATAAACCAGAGAAGGGGAGAATTTATCTTGAGGGAGAGGATATAACTGACTTACCACCAGAAAAGAGAAACATGAGTATAGTTTATCAGGATTATGTCCTCTTCCCTCACAAAACAGTTTTTGATAACATTGCCTACGGCTTAAAGAAGAAGATTAAAGATAAGGATAAGATTAGGGAGGAGATAACTCAAATTACTGAGGTTTTAAATATATCCCATTTATTGCATAGAAAGCCAGACACTTTAAGTGGAGGAGAACAGCAAAGAGTGGCTTTAGCAAGAGCTTTAGTAGTTAAGCCAAAACTTTTATTGATGGATGAGCCATTCAGTGCCTTAGATGTAAAAACAAAAGAAAACTTAAGAAAGTTAGTTAAAAAGGCAATAAAGGAGTATGAAACAACTGTCTTGCATGTAACTCATGATTTTGATGATGTTTGGAGTTTGGCAAATAGAGTAGCTGTTATGAAAAATGGTAGGATTTTACAAGAGGGAGAGGTTAATGAGATATTTTACAAGCCTTCTATAAACTTTGTTGCTGAGTTTGTCGGAACTAATGTGTTAGAGGGAGAGGTTATTGATAAAGAGGATGGCTTAACAAAAATAAAGGTTGGAAGTTTGGAGTTGTTGAGTGTTGATGATGGAGATGGAGTAGTTAGATTATCTATAAGACCAGAGGATATAGTTATTTCAAAGCATCCAATAGAAACATCTGCAAGGAATGAATTCAGATGCAAAGTTGATAGGATTAAAAGAATGGGGAACTTGGTTTATTTAGCTCTAAGTGTTGATGATATAAGGTTGAGGTGTATTTTAACACCAAATGCATTGTATAGCTTAAATATAAAAGAGGGAGATGTTGTTTATGCAGTAATAAAAGCTACAAATGTGAGGATTATTAGCTGA